GTTACCGTCGAAGTACGTGGAGAAATTCTGCGACTCGACGTCCATGCGAACGCGGCCGGCGCGTTCAAAAAACACGGCGATGCGAATATCCTTGCCGCTTGTTTCGTTGCGTCCTTCGTAGCGCGCCGTGAAGCCGGGCATCTCGCAAATCCGGCCACGCAAGTCCCGCGCCAAGGCCGTTTGATCTGCCGCAAGCGCAGAGACCGATGACGCGAACATCAACATAATACTGGCGAAAAGGGGCCGGTAGGACGGCCATTTAGCGATTGCGGCCAAAACACGGGCAAGCGCCGTCCAACCCCGCGAATTCTGTCCTTTTTTCACCTTGCCCCCTGCTGGTTTTTCGATGTGGTGTCCACACAAGGAACGCCGCGATATCAACGACTTACAAAACTTGTCCCCAGAGATGTCCGCAGCCTTAGGGATAAGCTGTTGGTTAGTCGGATAACCGTTCATGGGAATTTATCGCGCGGCCTCGCGCGCGCGAATTCGATCGCGGACGCGATCCCATTTGGCGGCCGGCGCGGCCAGATGGGGGATGGTCACCTTGCGCCCATCGATCCAGTCGGCGGGCTTAAAGGGCCGGCCGTCCAGGCTCGCGAAGCGGCCGCCCACCGATTCCAGAATCGCGAGCCCGCCCGCGTAGTCCCAGATATGCGAATCGAATCCCATCGTGCCGTCGGCAAGGCCCGCCGCGACGTAGCACAGATGATAGGCCATCGTGCCGTAGCCGCGCAGCTTGCCGGGATAGTCCGTCGCGAAATGCCGGTGAAAGTCGCTTGGCGCGATGAACGGACCCCACCGGTTATCGGGAGCCAGCGGCGCAAGCGGCCGGCCGTTGAGCGTCGCGGGCGCGCCGGTATCGACCGCGTACATCTCGCCGAGCACCGGGGCGTAGAAGACGCCGAGCGTGCACCGCCCTTCCTCGACAAGGCCGATGGACACGCCCCAGTGCGGGTAGCCGGAGCGGAACGAGTCGGTGCCGTCGATGGGATCGACCGCGAACACGCCCGCGCCGGATTTCGGCGCGATCGACGCATCCTCTTCGCCGATGAGTCCGGCATCGGGAAACGCGCGCGTGAGGCGCTCGACGATGATCTCCTGCGCGGCCAGGTCCGCCGCGGTGACGGGCGAATCGTCGTCCTTCATCTCAAACGCGAGATCGACGCCGCGCATGGTGAGCGCGAGATCGCCCGCCTCGCGCGCGGCCCGCATGACGATATCAAGGCGCGTCATGAGACGGCGGCGCGGTCGGCCGGCGTGAGCACCTCGTTGTGCGAGCCGGTGCGATAGCCCTCGAGGTCGAGAACGACGTATTGAAAACCG
This bacterium DNA region includes the following protein-coding sequences:
- a CDS encoding inositol monophosphatase is translated as MTRLDIVMRAAREAGDLALTMRGVDLAFEMKDDDSPVTAADLAAQEIIVERLTRAFPDAGLIGEEDASIAPKSGAGVFAVDPIDGTDSFRSGYPHWGVSIGLVEEGRCTLGVFYAPVLGEMYAVDTGAPATLNGRPLAPLAPDNRWGPFIAPSDFHRHFATDYPGKLRGYGTMAYHLCYVAAGLADGTMGFDSHIWDYAGGLAILESVGGRFASLDGRPFKPADWIDGRKVTIPHLAAPAAKWDRVRDRIRAREAAR